From Clarias gariepinus isolate MV-2021 ecotype Netherlands chromosome 2, CGAR_prim_01v2, whole genome shotgun sequence, one genomic window encodes:
- the LOC128516596 gene encoding probable G-protein coupled receptor 139 — protein MMDGASVFNTIQKVYYPLLCILGIPANLFTFYMLCWHVCGMSDSARVYLGCLALVDTWYLLWVTLLDLSLVFLQPHPFWHSHPWCGIINFLQYGMFYATAWLVVAFTIERYLVFRVMVSRHRHLQVRHALLTCTTIVLLSHLASIPLCWINVVVQVNLTMHGQTVTVPRCLYRDAFYSTVVVWVTSFLSSGVPILLVIIFNSLIAYQLLSSGRLFTKEERRTIRARQTRGSARRTLVLLGIVSVAFVVLSLPRFVTYCILRTKHNHKEFDRDDYTIAINVIGDVANMLHNLNSGTNFLLYCVASSRFRQEIGNTFRCRVRARELGSLFTQTTMKVFSVAEHREKAGQDPVSIVLTKLRHLESPTASNSRSSDGSSTFWTLKQF, from the exons ATGATGGATGGAGCGAGTGTTTTCAACACCATTCAGAAGGTGTACTACCCGCTGCTGTGCATTCTGGGTATTCCAG CAAACCTCTTCACTTTCTACATGCTGTGCTGGCATGTGTGCGGTATGTCGGACTCGGCACGTGTGTACCTGGGCTGCTTGGCGCTGGTGGACACCTGGTACCTGCTGTGGGTGACGCTGCTCGACCTGAGCCTGGTGTTTTTGCAGCCGCATCCGTTCTGGCACTCGCACCCTTGGTGCGGCATCATAAACTTCCTGCAGTATGGAATGTTCTACGCCACGGCCTGGCTGGTAGTAGCCTTCACCATTGAGCGCTACCTGGTGTTCAGGGTAATGGTGAGCCGCCACCGCCACCTGCAGGTCAGACATGCCCTCCTCACCTGCACCACCATCGTCCTGCTCTCACACCTGGCCTCCATCCCCCTCTGCTGGATCAACGTGGTGGTGCAG GTGAATCTGACTATGCATGGACAGACTGTTACGGTTCCGCGCTGTCTTTACCGAGACGCATTCTACTCCACTGTGGTGGTTTGGGTCACGTCCTTCCTGTCCAGCGGAGTTCCCATACTGCTTGTTATCATCTTTAACTCTTTGATCGCGTACCAGCTGCTCAGCTCCGGTCGTCTATTCACTAAAGAGGAACGGCGGACAATCCGGGCTCGTCAGACACGAGGTTCTGCCCGCAGGACTTTAGTGCTGCTTGGTATCGTCTCTGTGGCATTTGTGGTTCTCAGCTTGCCACGCTTTGTCACCTACTGCATCCTGCGCACCAAACACAACCACAAAGAATTCGACCGAGATGACTACACCATCGCCATCAACGTCATCGGAGACGTGGCCAACATGCTGCACAACCTCAACTCCGGCACCAACTTCCTGCTGTACTGCGTGGCGAGCAGCAGGTTCCGGCAAGAGATCGGCAACACGTTCCGCTGCCGAGTCCGAGCCCGAGAACTAGGCTCCCTTTTTACACAAACCACCATGAAGGTCTTCTCTGTAGCTGAGCACAGAGAAAAGGCTGGACAAGACCCTGTCTCTATTGTTCTCACCAAACTGAGACACTTGGAGAGTCCTACAGCATCCAACAGCAGAAGCTCAGATGGTTCCAGCACATTCTGGACCCTGAAACAGTTCTGA
- the fynb gene encoding tyrosine-protein kinase fynb isoform X1: MGCAQCKDKDESELSGGGDPVAFPSGRGHYDSSPHINPAFGATSIPNFNNFTTSGNSLSVFGGANIHTQAHTGVLHTQGTAGVTLFVALYDYEARAEDDLSFQKGEKFQIINNTEGDWWEAHSLTTGRSGYIPSNYVAPVDSIQAEEWYFGKLGRKDAERQLLSTGNQRGSYLIRESETTKGAFSLSIRDWDEAKGEHVKHYKIRKLDSGGYYITTRSQFQTLQQLVQHYSERAAGLCFRLIGPCHKGMPRLTDLSIKTKDVWEILRESLQLIKRLGNGQFGEVWMGTWNGNTQVAVKTLKPGTMSPESFLEEAQIMKNLRHDKLVQLYAVVSEEPIYIVTEYMSKGSLLEFLKDGEGRALKLPNLVDMASQVAGGMAYIERMNYIHRDLRAANILVGENLVCKIADFGLARLIEDNEYTARQGAKFPIKWTAPEAALYGKFTIKSDVWSFGILLTELVTKGRVPYPGMNNREVLEQVDRGYRMQCPLGCPSSLYELMLQCWKQNSEERHTFEYLQAFLEDYFTATEPQYQPGDNL; encoded by the exons ATGGGGTGTGCACAGTGTAAGGATAAGGACGAGTCAGAGCTGTCAGGAGGTGGCGACCCTGTGGCTTTCCCGAGTGGGCGTGGTCACTATGACTCCTCCCCTCATATCAACCCCGCCTTTGGAGCGACATCCATCCCCAACTTCAACAACTTCACAACATCGGGAAATTCACTCTCAGTGTTCGGGGGagccaacatacacacacaagcacacaccgGAGTCCTGCACACGCAAGGGACTGCAG GTGTTACTCTGTTCGTAGCTCTGTATGATTACGAGGCTCGGGCAGAAGATGATCTCAGTTTTCAAAAAGGAGAGAAGTTTCAGATCATTAATAACAc tgaGGGTGATTGGTGGGAAGCGCATTCTCTTACCACAGGAAGAAGTGGTTACATTCCCAGCAATTACGTCGCTCCAGTCGACTCCATCCAGGCCGAGGA GTGGTATTTCGGTAAACTCGGGCGGAAGGATGCGGAGAGGCAGCTCCTGTCTACAGGAAACCAGCGAGGCTCGTACCTCATCCGGGAGAGCGAGACTACAAAAg gtgcatTCTCTCTGTCCATCCGGGACTGGGACGAGGCTAAAGGTGAGCATGTCAAGCACTATAAGATCCGTAAGCTGGACAGTGGAGGTTATTACATCACCACGCGCTCACAGTTCCAAACGCTACAGCAACTCGTGCAGCATTACTCAG AGCGGGCCGCAGGTCTGTGTTTCCGATTGATCGGCCCATGTCACAAGGGGATGCCCCGCCTTACTGATCTGTCAATCAAAACCAAAGACGTGTGGGAGATCCTGCGTGAATCACTCCAGCTCATAAAGCGATTGGGCAATGGCCAGTTCGGGGAGGTCTGGATGG GAACATGGAACGGTAACACCCAGGTGGCGGTGAAGACCCTGAAGCCAGGCACCATGTCCCCCGAGTCGTTTCTGGAGGAAGCTCAGATCATGAAGAACCTGCGTCATGATAAACTGGTGCAGCTCTACGCCGTCGTCTCGGAGGAGCCCATCTACATCGTCACAGAGTACATGAGCAAAG GAAGTCTGCTGGAGTTCCTGAAGGACGGAGAAGGTCGTGCCCTGAAGTTACCCAACCTGGTCGACATGGCCTCTCAG gtagcAGGCGGAATGGCCTACATTGAGAGGATGAACTACATCCATAGAGACCTGCgtgctgccaacatcctggtgggAGAAAACCTGGTGTGTAAAATCGCCGACTTCGGCCTCGCCAGACTCATCGAGGACAATGAGTACACCGCTCGGCAAG GTGCCAAGTTCCCCATTAAGTGGACAGCTCCGGAGGCAGCTCTTTACGGGAAGTTCACCATTAAGTCTGACGTCTGGTCCTTCGGGATCCTGCTGACTGAACTGGTGACGAAAGGACGAGTACCGTATCCAG GAATGAACAACAGGGAGGTGTTGGAGCAAGTGGACCGCGGGTACCGCATGCAGTGTCCCTTGGGCTGTCCTTCATCCCTGTACGAGCTCATGCTGCAGTGCTGGAAGCAGAACTCAGAGGAACGTCACACCTTTGAGTACCTGCAGGCGTTCCTCGAAGATTACTTCACCGCCACCGAGCCGCAGTACCAACCTGGGGACAACTTATGA
- the fynb gene encoding tyrosine-protein kinase fynb isoform X3, whose translation MGCAQCKDKDESELSGGGDPVAFPSGRGHYDSSPHINPAFGATSIPNFNNFTTSGNSLSVFGGANIHTQAHTGVLHTQGTAGVTLFVALYDYEARAEDDLSFQKGEKFQIINNTEGDWWEAHSLTTGRSGYIPSNYVAPVDSIQAEEWYFGKLGRKDAERQLLSTGNQRGSYLIRESETTKGAFSLSIRDWDEAKGEHVKHYKIRKLDSGGYYITTRSQFQTLQQLVQHYSERAAGLCFRLIGPCHKGMPRLTDLSIKTKDVWEILRESLQLIKRLGNGQFGEVWMVHADGLCYHLTSVCVNNTPETVGLTHDTWEIARDSLQLNVKLGAGCFADVWCGTWNGNTQVAVKTLKPGTMSPESFLEEAQIMKNLRHDKLVQLYAVVSEEPIYIVTEYMSKGSLLEFLKDGEGRALKLPNLVDMASQVAGGMAYIERMNYIHRDLRAANILVGENLVCKIADFGLARLIEDNEYTARQGAKFPIKWTAPEAALYGKFTIKSDVWSFGILLTELVTKGRVPYPGMNNREVLEQVDRGYRMQCPLGCPSSLYELMLQCWKQNSEERHTFEYLQAFLEDYFTATEPQYQPGDNL comes from the exons ATGGGGTGTGCACAGTGTAAGGATAAGGACGAGTCAGAGCTGTCAGGAGGTGGCGACCCTGTGGCTTTCCCGAGTGGGCGTGGTCACTATGACTCCTCCCCTCATATCAACCCCGCCTTTGGAGCGACATCCATCCCCAACTTCAACAACTTCACAACATCGGGAAATTCACTCTCAGTGTTCGGGGGagccaacatacacacacaagcacacaccgGAGTCCTGCACACGCAAGGGACTGCAG GTGTTACTCTGTTCGTAGCTCTGTATGATTACGAGGCTCGGGCAGAAGATGATCTCAGTTTTCAAAAAGGAGAGAAGTTTCAGATCATTAATAACAc tgaGGGTGATTGGTGGGAAGCGCATTCTCTTACCACAGGAAGAAGTGGTTACATTCCCAGCAATTACGTCGCTCCAGTCGACTCCATCCAGGCCGAGGA GTGGTATTTCGGTAAACTCGGGCGGAAGGATGCGGAGAGGCAGCTCCTGTCTACAGGAAACCAGCGAGGCTCGTACCTCATCCGGGAGAGCGAGACTACAAAAg gtgcatTCTCTCTGTCCATCCGGGACTGGGACGAGGCTAAAGGTGAGCATGTCAAGCACTATAAGATCCGTAAGCTGGACAGTGGAGGTTATTACATCACCACGCGCTCACAGTTCCAAACGCTACAGCAACTCGTGCAGCATTACTCAG AGCGGGCCGCAGGTCTGTGTTTCCGATTGATCGGCCCATGTCACAAGGGGATGCCCCGCCTTACTGATCTGTCAATCAAAACCAAAGACGTGTGGGAGATCCTGCGTGAATCACTCCAGCTCATAAAGCGATTGGGCAATGGCCAGTTCGGGGAGGTCTGGATGG TGCATGCTGATGGTCTGTGCTATCATttaaccagtgtgtgtgtaaacaacaCACCAGAAACAGTGGGTCTTACACACGACACCTGGGAAATTGCTCGCGACTCTCTGCAGCTGAATGTCAAGCTTGGAGCGGGATGTTTCGCAGATGTCTGGTGTG GAACATGGAACGGTAACACCCAGGTGGCGGTGAAGACCCTGAAGCCAGGCACCATGTCCCCCGAGTCGTTTCTGGAGGAAGCTCAGATCATGAAGAACCTGCGTCATGATAAACTGGTGCAGCTCTACGCCGTCGTCTCGGAGGAGCCCATCTACATCGTCACAGAGTACATGAGCAAAG GAAGTCTGCTGGAGTTCCTGAAGGACGGAGAAGGTCGTGCCCTGAAGTTACCCAACCTGGTCGACATGGCCTCTCAG gtagcAGGCGGAATGGCCTACATTGAGAGGATGAACTACATCCATAGAGACCTGCgtgctgccaacatcctggtgggAGAAAACCTGGTGTGTAAAATCGCCGACTTCGGCCTCGCCAGACTCATCGAGGACAATGAGTACACCGCTCGGCAAG GTGCCAAGTTCCCCATTAAGTGGACAGCTCCGGAGGCAGCTCTTTACGGGAAGTTCACCATTAAGTCTGACGTCTGGTCCTTCGGGATCCTGCTGACTGAACTGGTGACGAAAGGACGAGTACCGTATCCAG GAATGAACAACAGGGAGGTGTTGGAGCAAGTGGACCGCGGGTACCGCATGCAGTGTCCCTTGGGCTGTCCTTCATCCCTGTACGAGCTCATGCTGCAGTGCTGGAAGCAGAACTCAGAGGAACGTCACACCTTTGAGTACCTGCAGGCGTTCCTCGAAGATTACTTCACCGCCACCGAGCCGCAGTACCAACCTGGGGACAACTTATGA
- the fynb gene encoding tyrosine-protein kinase fynb isoform X2, whose protein sequence is MGCAQCKDKDESELSGGGDPVAFPSGRGHYDSSPHINPAFGATSIPNFNNFTTSGNSLSVFGGANIHTQAHTGVLHTQGTAGVTLFVALYDYEARAEDDLSFQKGEKFQIINNTEGDWWEAHSLTTGRSGYIPSNYVAPVDSIQAEEWYFGKLGRKDAERQLLSTGNQRGSYLIRESETTKGAFSLSIRDWDEAKGEHVKHYKIRKLDSGGYYITTRSQFQTLQQLVQHYSVHADGLCYHLTSVCVNNTPETVGLTHDTWEIARDSLQLNVKLGAGCFADVWCGTWNGNTQVAVKTLKPGTMSPESFLEEAQIMKNLRHDKLVQLYAVVSEEPIYIVTEYMSKGSLLEFLKDGEGRALKLPNLVDMASQVAGGMAYIERMNYIHRDLRAANILVGENLVCKIADFGLARLIEDNEYTARQGAKFPIKWTAPEAALYGKFTIKSDVWSFGILLTELVTKGRVPYPGMNNREVLEQVDRGYRMQCPLGCPSSLYELMLQCWKQNSEERHTFEYLQAFLEDYFTATEPQYQPGDNL, encoded by the exons ATGGGGTGTGCACAGTGTAAGGATAAGGACGAGTCAGAGCTGTCAGGAGGTGGCGACCCTGTGGCTTTCCCGAGTGGGCGTGGTCACTATGACTCCTCCCCTCATATCAACCCCGCCTTTGGAGCGACATCCATCCCCAACTTCAACAACTTCACAACATCGGGAAATTCACTCTCAGTGTTCGGGGGagccaacatacacacacaagcacacaccgGAGTCCTGCACACGCAAGGGACTGCAG GTGTTACTCTGTTCGTAGCTCTGTATGATTACGAGGCTCGGGCAGAAGATGATCTCAGTTTTCAAAAAGGAGAGAAGTTTCAGATCATTAATAACAc tgaGGGTGATTGGTGGGAAGCGCATTCTCTTACCACAGGAAGAAGTGGTTACATTCCCAGCAATTACGTCGCTCCAGTCGACTCCATCCAGGCCGAGGA GTGGTATTTCGGTAAACTCGGGCGGAAGGATGCGGAGAGGCAGCTCCTGTCTACAGGAAACCAGCGAGGCTCGTACCTCATCCGGGAGAGCGAGACTACAAAAg gtgcatTCTCTCTGTCCATCCGGGACTGGGACGAGGCTAAAGGTGAGCATGTCAAGCACTATAAGATCCGTAAGCTGGACAGTGGAGGTTATTACATCACCACGCGCTCACAGTTCCAAACGCTACAGCAACTCGTGCAGCATTACTCAG TGCATGCTGATGGTCTGTGCTATCATttaaccagtgtgtgtgtaaacaacaCACCAGAAACAGTGGGTCTTACACACGACACCTGGGAAATTGCTCGCGACTCTCTGCAGCTGAATGTCAAGCTTGGAGCGGGATGTTTCGCAGATGTCTGGTGTG GAACATGGAACGGTAACACCCAGGTGGCGGTGAAGACCCTGAAGCCAGGCACCATGTCCCCCGAGTCGTTTCTGGAGGAAGCTCAGATCATGAAGAACCTGCGTCATGATAAACTGGTGCAGCTCTACGCCGTCGTCTCGGAGGAGCCCATCTACATCGTCACAGAGTACATGAGCAAAG GAAGTCTGCTGGAGTTCCTGAAGGACGGAGAAGGTCGTGCCCTGAAGTTACCCAACCTGGTCGACATGGCCTCTCAG gtagcAGGCGGAATGGCCTACATTGAGAGGATGAACTACATCCATAGAGACCTGCgtgctgccaacatcctggtgggAGAAAACCTGGTGTGTAAAATCGCCGACTTCGGCCTCGCCAGACTCATCGAGGACAATGAGTACACCGCTCGGCAAG GTGCCAAGTTCCCCATTAAGTGGACAGCTCCGGAGGCAGCTCTTTACGGGAAGTTCACCATTAAGTCTGACGTCTGGTCCTTCGGGATCCTGCTGACTGAACTGGTGACGAAAGGACGAGTACCGTATCCAG GAATGAACAACAGGGAGGTGTTGGAGCAAGTGGACCGCGGGTACCGCATGCAGTGTCCCTTGGGCTGTCCTTCATCCCTGTACGAGCTCATGCTGCAGTGCTGGAAGCAGAACTCAGAGGAACGTCACACCTTTGAGTACCTGCAGGCGTTCCTCGAAGATTACTTCACCGCCACCGAGCCGCAGTACCAACCTGGGGACAACTTATGA